Proteins from a single region of Dictyostelium discoideum AX4 chromosome 5 chromosome, whole genome shotgun sequence:
- the pabpc1B gene encoding RNA recognition motif-containing protein RRM, with product MVPTTESHENNMPDNAAITQQQQDATTSSSSSVATQPPQSQIPPQPQYQYQMAPPPQTHHVHPHHVHPHHQQHPGYVPSHHHHHQQHHHHHPHHVGVPNLHHSIHQQQHPGYVPSHHHHQQQHHHHQHQHQHHQHQHHQHQHHQHHQHHQHHHTSPMGAGAGAAGMPILSMSPIGAYQPPHQLTSLYVGDLAADVNEIILNELFSKVGRNAIASIHVCRDSNTLRSLGYAYVNFFNNHDAERALDTLNYTLVHGKPCRIMWSYRDPTKRKTNVGNIFVKNLEKGVDNAMLYDTFSSFGNILSCKVEFEKGISKGYGYVHFETNDSAEKAIEKVNGTLILGKPINVERFVSKVERYKVENKVFFRNADESITIEILQQELSNRFGEIESCILKNDANGKSKGLGLVEFKNQEDAQKILTESGALIISTIDGTTTVSSNGGTIEINGKPITIDRIKSKVERFTEYRKKTTDLSLFINNIDESIDRDLIKEEFAKHGTIIGIKIVQDENARNKGFGFISFSEIQEAQKALDSLNGFTFGSKQIQVSFSNKDNNQINNKLNGNSTKITKNIIQGGASASQYTGYLPINRYQQHLPHQHINPMYTQQPYFPQQQQSSSSSQPSSSQPQPSSPSHLNGNTTTTSPNTRYSKTLNGTTPFKKSNLPQNANGTNNNNNNNNTNINKSNNTTQSNGFRNKRVPNGKPRYNNNNNSSNNNNNNNTTTNVTTTPSSTETTTPKTTITLEFITNATAEEATETLGSEVYNLVLAKYNNNIELAAKIAGMIVDAVPEHKELFEIISNGQIQSKIEEAKSLLDQPDQE from the exons ATGGTACCAACAACAGAATCACATGAAAATAATATGCCAGATAATGCAGCAAttacacaacaacaacaagatgcAACCACATCAAGTTCATCATCAGTAGCAACTCAACCACCACAATCACAAAttccaccacaaccacaataccaataccaaatggcaccaccaccacaaactCATCATGTACATCCACACCATGTACATccacatcatcaacaacatccaGGATATGTACCAtcacaccaccaccatcatcaacaacatcaccatcaccatccaCATCATGTTGGTGTACCAAATTTACATCATTcaattcatcaacaacaacatccaGGATATGTACCATcacaccatcaccaccaacaacaacaccaccaccatcaacaccaacaccaacatcatcaacaccaacatcaccaacaccaacatcatcaacatcatcaacatcatcaacatcatcatacATCACCAATGGGAGCAGGAGCAGGAGCAGCAGGAATGCCAATTTTATCAATGTCACCAATTGGAGCCTATCAACCACCACACCAATTAACCTCATTATATGTTGGTGATTTAGCAGCCGATGTCAATGAAATCATATTgaatgaattattttcaaaggTTGGTCGTAATGCAATCGCATCAATTCATGTTTGTCGTGACTCAAATACATTAAGAAGTTTAGGATATGCTTACgtaaacttttttaataaccaTGATGCAGAGAGAGCATTGGATACATTAAACTACACTTTGGTTCATGGTAAACCTTGTCGTATCATGTGGAGTTATCGTGATCCAACCAAAAGAAAGACAAATGTTGGTAATATTTTcgttaaaaatttagaaaaaggTGTTGATAATGCTATGCTCTACGATACATTCTCTTCATTTGGTAATATCCTCTCTTGCAAAGTCGAATTTGAAAAAGGTATTTCAAAAGGTTATGGTTACGTTCATTTCGAAACAAATGATTCTGCTGAAAAAGcaattgaaaaagttaaTGGTACTTTAATACTTGGTAAACCaat taatgtTGAAAGATTTGTATCAAAAGTTGAAAGATATAAAGttgaaaataaagttttCTTTAGAAATGCTGAtgaatcaattacaattgaaattttacaaCAAGAATTAAGTAATAGATTTGGTGAAATTGAATCATGTATATTAAAGAATGACGCCAATGGTAAATCAAAGGGATTAGGACTTGTAGAATTTAAGAATCAAGAGGATGCACAAAAGATATTAACAGAATCTGGTGCATTGATTATAAGTACAATTGATGGTACAACAACAGTTTCAAGTAATGGTGGTACAATTGAAATCAATGGTAAACCAATTACAATCGATCGTATTAAGAGTAAAGTCGAACGTTTCACTGAATATCGTAAAAAGACCACTGATCTTAGtttgtttataaataatatcgATGAATCAATCGATagagatttaattaaagaggAATTCGCTAAACATGGTACAATCATTGGTATTAAGATTGTTCAAGATGAAAATGCTAGAAATAAAGGTTTCGGTTTCATCTCATTTTCAGAGATTCAAGAAGCTCAAAAAGCACTCGATTCATTAAATGGTTTCACTTTTGGttcaaaacaaattcaagTTAGTTTctcaaataaagataataatcaaataaataataaattaaatggtaATTCTACCAAAATcactaaaaatataatacaaGGTGGTGCAAGTGCTTCTCAATATACAGGTTATTTACCAATTAATAGATATCAACAACATTTACCACATCAACATATTAATCCAATGTACACTCAACAACCATATTttccacaacaacaacaatcatcatcatcatcacaaccatcatcatcacaaccacaaccatcatcaccatcccatttaaatggtaatactactaccactTCACCAAATACACGTTATTCTAAAACTTTAAATGGAACCACTCCtttcaaaaaatcaaacTTACCACAAAACGCAAATggtactaataataataataataataataatacaaatataaataaatccaATAATACAACGCAATCAAATGGATTTAGAAATAAGAGAGTTCCAAATGGTAAACCaagatataataataataacaatagtagtaataataataataataataatacaaccaCCAATGTAACTACAACTCCCTCATCAACTGAAACCACTACTCCAAAAACTACTATCACCCTTGAATTTATTACAAATGCAACAGCCGAAGAAGCAACAGAAACACTCGGATCTGAAGTTTATAATTTAGTTTTAGCCaaatataacaataatatcgAATTGGCCGCAAAGATTGCTGGTATGATTGTTGATGCAGTTCCAGAACACAAAGagttatttgaaattatttcaaatggACAAATTCAATCTAAAATCGAAGAAGCTAAATCACTCTTGGATCAACCAGATCAAGAATAA